One Oscillospiraceae bacterium genomic region harbors:
- the ugpC gene encoding sn-glycerol-3-phosphate ABC transporter ATP-binding protein UgpC, with protein sequence MASISCRHVKKVYPGNVVAVPDFSLEIADKEFIVFVGPSGCGKSTTLRMIAGLEEISGGEMYIGDRLINDVPPKDRDIAMVFQNYALYPHMTVYKNMAFGLELRKMPKDEIDKRVREAAKILEIEHLLDRKPKALSGGQRQRVALGRAMVRNPAVFLLDEPLSNLDAKLRTSMRTEIIKLHKKLATTFIYVTHDQTEAMTMGDRIVVMKDGLIQQVDTPQNLYDYPCNIFVAGFIGSPQMNFLDGTLKKTGDQFTVDLAGSDIPLPKEKTADGKLDAYVGKTLKVGIRPEDIKDDEEFLEKHPNSHISAEVEVSELMGAEIYLYLTYQGQNLMARVAPTSKSRRGDKIVVAMDTNKIHLFDPETELTLLN encoded by the coding sequence CGCTGATAAGGAGTTTATCGTTTTCGTCGGTCCTTCCGGCTGCGGTAAGTCTACCACCCTGCGTATGATCGCTGGCCTGGAGGAGATCTCCGGCGGTGAGATGTACATCGGCGACCGCCTGATCAACGATGTTCCCCCGAAAGACCGCGACATCGCCATGGTCTTCCAGAACTACGCTCTGTACCCGCACATGACCGTGTACAAGAACATGGCATTCGGCCTGGAGCTGCGCAAGATGCCCAAGGACGAGATCGACAAGCGCGTCCGTGAGGCTGCTAAAATCCTGGAGATCGAGCACCTGCTCGACCGTAAGCCGAAGGCTCTGTCCGGTGGTCAGCGCCAGCGTGTTGCCCTGGGCCGCGCTATGGTCCGTAACCCGGCCGTCTTCCTGCTCGACGAGCCTCTGTCTAACCTGGATGCTAAGCTGCGTACCAGCATGCGTACCGAGATCATCAAGCTGCACAAGAAGCTGGCTACCACCTTCATCTACGTTACCCATGACCAGACCGAGGCCATGACCATGGGCGACCGCATCGTCGTCATGAAGGACGGCCTGATCCAGCAGGTCGATACCCCGCAGAACCTGTACGACTATCCCTGCAACATCTTCGTCGCAGGCTTCATCGGCAGCCCGCAGATGAACTTCTTGGACGGCACCCTGAAGAAGACCGGCGACCAGTTCACCGTTGATCTGGCCGGCAGCGACATTCCTCTGCCCAAGGAGAAGACCGCCGACGGCAAGCTGGACGCTTACGTTGGCAAGACCCTGAAGGTCGGCATCCGTCCTGAGGACATCAAGGACGACGAGGAATTCCTCGAGAAGCATCCCAACAGCCACATCTCCGCTGAGGTCGAAGTCTCCGAGCTGATGGGCGCTGAGATCTACCTGTACCTGACCTACCAGGGCCAGAACCTGATGGCTCGTGTGGCTCCCACCTCCAAGTCTCGCCGCGGCGACAAGATCGTGGTTGCCATGGATACCAACAAGATTCATCTGTTCGATCCCGAGACCGAGCTGACCCTGCTCAACTAA